A stretch of DNA from Cannabis sativa cultivar Pink pepper isolate KNU-18-1 chromosome X, ASM2916894v1, whole genome shotgun sequence:
tcgagagaattttaagaaattgtgatatctaataatattaatacacctgtagggatttcaatatatcacaatgaatcaatatctatttaaactcatatatattatatgacattgaacttcaggttcaataacttcagtttcaagttcaatacttatgaacttaattcatttctaagaatgagtcatacgtgtataattagaaatacataaatttacacattttgtaaatgcatgatcatataatcttatcacatcgataagaaactatgcaataaaaatctaacaatagctcaagattgttaaggaaatataatttaaatattttctatgtgcaaatatatgcacattcttcttttgagccttataaattaacaatgagaagaatcttctggttcttcaacaaaatttagtcaaattctttgacaatttattgcatatgattgatcatgtcaaaataattcaattaatgaacttcaggttcactataatttgtatttcaatgaaactttcaaaggtaatgtaaatttattacaacataatcattataagtttcatttttatatacacgaataatataattatattattctccaaaacatacactcttcaagagtcactattatgtttatcaaactttatatttcttcaggaatcactatcatcaattcaatgatgtgtataatgtaaaatgtacatgacaacttcatcatgttgttataatggtcaaatagatataaccataatatatcattcatgtttcctggtatctttttaacaagtcgtctaatttattaatagactattcatcagtctaattatcatgacttgatatattatatatttaaatgtacaaccagtacatataataagttatttcttatcactttcataactagataaaagttatacatctaggtacatacaaaaatattttactactcaaagtagcaattgtatgtaagacttcttcaggaagcttttcaaataatctttttgtgattctttatcactttgattatattggatcactaacaaatattagtaaattatatatccacttttgggaatatgcaaactgaattatatagtaactatatatatacatatcatgtaccaacaatagtttgaaactattgatttcaagaaataataaaatatgtatatattaatttgtttctggcattaccaatatatgtgaaatctatattctttgaaatagaatttcatgtctattcattctctttaggtaatgatatttaaatattctaaatgtacaataagtttgtacaattcacattctattaaataatcaagtatacttttatcttgattataactgtgtccgtactacaggtacgcgaccactattattcaattccacacatgataaatagatttcatgcactttgattgtgtgtggtatctcatcttttggttgtttccacttttttctggaaatatttgagtagtaaataatgtcattgattatttaaaatcattacattcacttcggggaatgacgttgaacaagtagaacattattataaatttcttaaaaatttattacttgttcatccataaaaatataagaaattattcaacaatttcttttacgatatttcaaagaatatatgaatgcaatttttgcatagtctccaagatgtatgcaaaatttaatctttaatatatgtcagattcaataatttccaacattgcaagtaataacaatgtataataacatgactaatacgaggaatctttaaaagtaattgacttcaattcgtatcattctctgcagggaatgatgaacaataaatacatgcctctgtatttaaataacattagtcatgatcattgttattcttatactttgatgtttcaatgcaattttcttaacattctttttggatattcaaaacccactataaaattgcatcaataataatcatttttaatgattcattagttgtattcacataaatacaatttttttttttgacaaatataaaacatttacttcaggaaatgtttgacaaaatctatatctatatcgatattagattacttttcattgtcctcaaagaatacaagaacatatatataaatatgtattcatctctttcattatatatccatcaactatataatgaatattacgtttgcataatcttcaagatatatgcaagattttattgaggacgcataatcatcaggatatatgcaatatttttatcgaggatgcataatcttcaggatatatacaatttttttatcgatgatgcataatcttcaggatatatgcaatattttatcgatgatgcataatctttaggatatatgcaatatttttatcgataatacataatcttttggatatatgtataatttatatagattttctctatcatatcataggcacacatatattgtaaatattatgaatgataaaaacataatatatatatatgaaattaataataaatatataaaaacatatacatacatatataatatatagatatatagataaaaataaaaagaaaccaaatgattcttgaaattgtttcagtcagatgagtatatatataaatatatatttagtgtatcgtgactttgaaacaattcaagaactttaacaaaatacttacattgggtcttaggcagagactcatgcttgaagcttgggcagagactcgtgctgataacgtgttataaaataatataatataatataaagtagatgagaagaaagaagaaaaagatgaagagagaaagagaaagtgaatgagaatttctgagttgtttattccaatggggtgaacccctatttatacaaatacaagagtgagatattaagaaactaagaaaaagggaaactaaggaaaagaggaatgttgattacaattcatggtaataaataaaagatttggacatccacataattattaatatttataacaaattaaaattaaataaataaataaagttgatGAGAGGATTGCTTTAGTGAGTAGTGTGTTGTCACATCTCACGTCCAAATCAATCactttaataaaacaaaaaaaattaaattttgatgtGAGGAGACACAACTACTCATTATttcctattttattattattattataaaatgatGAAAACATAAATATGACAACAATGtataatacatattttatataagaCTACGAAGAACAAATCTTTAGAAGAACAGTATAAACATGTTAAAGTAAGAATGAAAGACatcatattcaaaaaaaaaaaaaaagaatgaaagacattgtaaaaataattgacacagtagagaaaaaaaaaacagtataaaagTTATATACTCCGTGCGAcagtataaatgaaaaaaaatgaaaaaggcagtaatgggtgtaaatttcccaatattAATTATAGAAAGTACAaatgaattataattaaaaaaaactatttaaataaattttgaaagttattttttttataagttttaatttttgattctcaatttcgaaattaaaaaatgaaaacactTTTATAGAACaagttttttgaaaatatttttatttttttaattttttttttaaaaaaaagtgttacAAAACATACCCTTTACTTCATAAAATTTAGATTTGAAGTAAAACTTAGATTAAaatactacaaaaaaaaaaacatctaaaccattaaaaaaaatatttatgacaTTTTCAAGCTGATAAACAAATGTAGACATTTTTCAATATTGAGTACAAAATTACTAATTAcaatatattcttttttttttcaattaaaaataacaattttgtatattcattttttatgattattttatcttgttgatgtaaaatattttttgatataacTGTTTTAAGAGACTAGTTTAGGCCAGCTTTTGTTGAGTTGATGTTGGACTAGAAACTTTCTCCTACAGAAATTAATGATACTCTAATTTGGCGTAATTCTTTGAATGGCTCTTTCTCAAAAACGTTGACTTAAATATCTCTCTTGACACCTCATATGGGGCAGCGGAGGAGTTGTGGAAGAGCATTTGGAGGGCCCAATTTAGGAAAGGCTCAAACTTTTCTTATAGAAGATCTTGTGCAAATATATCCTCCCTTTTGGCTAAAGGCTTCATTCCATCTTTGGGAATGATTTTGTTTGTTGCCACATACATAAAAAGATCAGAAATGATTCGAGCAACATCAGATTTATTTTCAGAAAATAGATCCAAGTGTGTCGTGAGGAATCAACAACAATTGTTAAAAAGTATCTATATCCTTCAATGCTAATCAAGGTGGACTAAATCAAAGCAATGatcatataaagtattagatgATTAAAAAGgtaattgtttttgttttggcAATGGATAGAttggacaaaaaaaaaagagtgagaTGTATTATTGAAAAAGGAAAGTTCTTTATTTATGTGTTCACTGTTTAGTAATTTACATTGCAAGATGTCCAAGGCGATTATGCAAAAGATTATTACAAGCATTTATAGACAAAATGGAGACATCTGATTATGTATGAGGCAACAAGTAGAGGTTGCGAAGCCTTTTAGCAATCACAATCTTTAAAATCTGAGGAGATTCTTGAATAAAACAagcattaaaagtaaaaaaaaaaaaacatgtgcaTAACGGAGTGATCAAGAAAGATACTAACAGAAAGAATACTTAATTAGAATTTAGGGATGAACAAAACATCATGTAATgtaatatgattatttattttgacaGTGCCAATGCCAGTTACTCGAACTTGGTTGCCATTTGGTAAGGTAACattatttatgaataatttgttggaaaaagattaaaataaatttggatTATGACAAACATGGTGAGTAGCACCACTATCAATAATCCAAAAAGGGTATGAATGTTACCAGAAATGTTAGACGCCAAGAGAGGCATTTCGGATGACTGCTCAAGGGATTGGCTAAGCAAAGTGATGAGCTCTTGGACTTGATCTACAGTCATGGAAGAAAGCTTTCTTGTGGGAGATGAAGTGGAAGTAGTTTGATTACATCACAAGTTTGGAGGATTCTTTAGATTTTTTTGTATCTCCATATTCAGGGGAAATCTGTGGAGGAAGTAGCATTTATCGACCCAGTGAACTAGTTTCTTCCAATTTGAACACATTGGTCTTGATTTCTTGGCTTTTGGAGCAGAGGTCCAAGAAGCGAATGTGGCAACAATGAGAGGGTTGCTTCTAAGGCCTCACTGTCATTCTTTTTAAACAATCATGGAAAAACAGTAGACAAATGAGAGGCTGGGTTATGGAGTAGGATCTGAGCTCGAACTTGTTCATAGGATTCGTTGAGTCCCATGAGAAATTGTATAGTCTGGTCTCGATTGTAACAGTCTTGCATATTCTTCATGGCAACATATATAGGTGCAACCACAGATACATGGAGAAGGATTGAAACTCACAGATTTCAACCTAAATAGACTTGAGACGAGTGAAATAGGAAGTGACATTAGAACACCTTGTTTGAGACTAGAAATGGAGGTTTAGAGCTCAAAAATTCTAGTCACATCTCAATGATTGAATCTCTCATGGAGTTCATTCAACATATTTACAACTTTATCTTGGAATATAATAATCTTGGCAATATCAGGAGAAATAGATTGAAGTATTATCGATATAtccaaagaatatttttttttggatatttacATTTAGAAGAAAATAGCGTATTTTTTATGCTAAAATAAAAGGAAAGATACGTAGTAATACTATCAAACATAAAAGAAtctattttttcttattagagtgaaataaaagaaattatacaatttttctATGACTACATAGTATGTAGTACATATGCAATGGTGagattgttataatttttttattttgggttacaattatatatataaaaatgtgtaCTGAGTCATTAGATAAATGTGTCAAATATATGTGGTCgattttggaataaagtttatgacttaaaGGCATGTttgtcatgattttaatatgtagATAccattaagataattttttatttgatgagGGGTCAGATTAAAAATagtgaataaataattaattactctttttacatttattaataaatagatATCGGCCCTCATTTTGCATCGTATCGTACCATTTAATAGTCATGAATCCCCATCATCAAGATAACAGAGGTTCTAAAGAATTTTGatataaaattagaaatcatacaattCTAATATCAATTTTATGAATTTGGATACGCTTATGCTAATCTTTAATTCTATTGTTTGATTCTTATGAATTAATTATGACTAAATTCAAATCTATAATTTTCCAACATGActtttttctaaattaaaaaaaacatggcaaaaaaatgacaaatgaaCTTTTCACAAATTAACATGTCTAAGGTTTCATTATTGATCCTCTGTGAGTGATCTTTGGACTGTTGTGTGTGATCTTGATCCTTTGTGAGTGATCTTGGACCGTTGTGCATTCCTATTCTCTTTTGATTTCTCGTTATTGGTCTTGCTTCTAATTGCTCTTAGTTAGTGGTGTTGGGTTAGGCGTCTAGCAAAGGCAAAGAAATAATGGAAATGGTTGAATGTATGTCTAAGGATACACTCTCTCTTTCCCTAGAATAGGATGGGGAAGACGGTGAGGTTGGCTCTGACTTCATAGTGAGGTCAGCTATTGGCAGAGTTATTTCTACCAAGAGTATCTTCCAGGCTTTGTTACGCTCTGTTATAACTCAGAAATGGAGGTTGTCCGCTGGATGGAGCATGTCAGAGGTGGCGTCGAATACCTACACGCTTAGATTCAAAAAGAAGAGTGAGGTGGAGTTTGTCTCAGCGAGGAGCCGTAGGGCTGTTTGTGGCGGCCATCTGATCTTAAAACCATTTGATGTAGATGGTAGGTAGAACTCTACGAACTTTTACTTGGTTCCCATTTGGGTCACAGTTTATGATGTTCCCCCTAGGTTTTTCACTAAGAAGAATGCTATTGCTATAGCAAATAGGATTGGTGGTGTGATTAGCATCGATCGTATATGGTGTCATAGTTTCTTGCTACAGAGTATATTTGGCTTCGTGTGATGCTGAATCTGAAAAAACCATTGCGAGTGGGTCTTCATCTCCCCATGGAGGAAGGGGTAAGTCTTTGGTGTTATTTCAAATATGAAAACCTCCCAAGAATTTGTTTCAAATGTGGAATAGTTGTCCATGATGAGATTGGGTGTAAGCGAAGAAGACGGTTTATCTCGAATGAATTCAACCATACGGTGTCGATGTATGGTCCTTGGGTTAGATTTGGTTCTCAATTGAAACACTACTTTAAAAGAGTTATGGCAGAAGAGGCTGCGAGGGAGTTTGATGATAATAATTTGAGGATTGGTGAAGAGGAAGTTGCTGTCAAAAAATTTGGAAGGGATTCAGAGTAGGTGGCTGGGCGAGAAGAGCTTCCCCCTCAAGGCAGCATTTTAGAGTTTGAACCAGGGTTAGTTAACACTAATATCCATCAAGAATTTCTCAGGGAGCAGTCCATCATGGCAAAGCCCGATGAGCAGCTGATCACGGTGAATTCAAATTTGAGCTAAGGGTTATGGTTGATACTCCTGGGCCTGTCAAGGTGGTGGACGTGGGAGTGGAGGACATTCTAGCCATGCATAAGGGTAGTACGATTGAGGGTGGTGCTACTGCTCGTACGAAGAATGATAGTGGAGTTGACGTGATTGACACACCGGGGCCCATAAAATCACAAATTAGACACTTGGCAATGGTCTTCAAAAGTGGCCTTGACCTAAGTAACAATTCAGCAAAAAAAAGTCTTAAACAAAACTTAAGGGAATTGTGAGAAAAGATATATTGGGCCTACAAAAGTCTTTTGGGCCTATTATTGCTGTCCCTAGCCCGGGGAAGAAAAGAAGATTGGATCACTTGGAGATGGACTCATTTTGCTTGGACAAAGATTAGCTTTGGGGCACTGTGGACTCGGGTTCAACTAAAAAGAGTTGTTATGCATTGTCTAAGGAAAAAGATAAGTTATTAtcacctataaataatatttttattattcccTCTTGCTCTACTCCTTTGGCTTTTGATTCCTTACAGAAATCTGGTGATGGAGTTAAGGGTATTGGGGAAGATACTTACGCTGGGGATAAAGGTGTTGCCAATGAGGAAGGCAGGGAGGACTTTTTTTAGCCGAGAGGCGGGCCGAAACATGCACCCCAATCCCTTATGTTGATCCTATCCTAGAACTGGCAAGGTCTTGGCAAACCTTAGGTAATTAAATTGCTACGATCTTTGATTAGTAGTGTGATTCCGGATGTGGTTTTTCACATGGAAATGAAAAGAAATGACTCTGATATGGAAGGGATTTGGCAAAGGTTGGGTTTCATTAATGGTGTGGCCTTCTCCTCTTTAGGCGCCTCTAGAGGTGTGGCTCTTTTTTGGAGAGCGGGATGGGATATACATATTCTTTCTCTGAATATAGAAAAGATTATCGTGAGATTTGGTGAAGATAGGAGCTTGAAGCCTTGGATGGGATGCTTCATCTATGCATAACCTAAAAGGAACGAAAGAGATGGCCGGTTTTGGGAGTTGATGACTTCGATTGTTAATGGCTTTAATGATGCCTGGATAGTGATAGGGGACATGAATGTTATCCTCAACTTGAACAAAAGAGTCAGTGGTAGGGCGGTTTGTGAAAGTGAAGGGCGTGGCCTGCGTACTTTTATGTTTGATTGTGGGGAAGTGGACCTCGAAGGCTTGTGGGCCCTTTATACTTGGTCCAATGGTCAAAACTGGAATCATCTTGTTCAGGATAAATTGGATCGATTGCTCTACAAATTGGATCACTTAATTTTCCAAAGCTGCCACCAAAAATCATCCTATTAGGCATTCTGATCACTCGACTGTTGTTCTTAATACCATAATGGATACCGCCACCTTTAAGGAACTTTTTTAGTATCTTGATGCCTAGAATATGGATGGAGGCTATAAAGGGATCATTCTTGAGGCTTAGCAATAGATCTTTCATGGTTACCACAACTATGTCCTTTTTTCTAAACTCTGATGTACGGCTTCTACATTCAGTAAATGGAACAAAGAATGCTTCAGAATCTGTAGGAAGATACTGGACCTCCTAGAGAAGcttttgacttagatttagaaTCGGGCCCCGTCCcatgaaaatactaaaattgaGAGTGCGTTGTTGTTAGAAATTGATGATGTTGAGGCACGTTAAGATGCTATCTGGAAACAAAAATCTAGGGAGCTCTCGCTCAAAGAGGGGGATCGTAATTCTTGATTTTTCCATGCCTCCATAGTTGTTGGAAGAAAGAAGAATTTTATTTGGGCTATCTAAGAAGATGGTACTCATTGGGTGGATGACAGGGCTCATGTGGTGGAGTATTTCAGATCTAAGTTTATTGAGTCCTTCACTTCTACCAAGCCAGTGATCGATGTTGAAATATTCTCTTTGGTGTCTCTGTGCATCACCAATGAGGAGCATGTTGCTCTTGTAGCAATCCCTTCGGGGGAGGAGATTAAAAATATAGTTTGGGAGACGTCGCAGTTGAAGTCGCTTGGGTCAAATGGTTTCCCTGCTAAATTCTATACGTCTCATTGGGATATCGTGGGGCAACAgacagtttatttttttttcaggaaTTCTTTGGCTCTGGCAAGTTTACTAAGGAGGTTAACCGCACTTGTATTTTGTTGATTCCCAAAAGAAGTAACACTTGTAAATTTGATTACTTTTACCCATTTAGTATATGCAATGTTTGCTACAAGATTGTTGCAAAAATCGTGGAAAATAGGATCAAACCTGTTCTCAATAAGATTATTTCTCTGTATCAATTAGCTTTTGTCAAGGGTAGATGGATTGCTAAGAACTCTATCATTGCCCACGAGATTATTCATGACACGGGTACAAAATAAGGGAGACAAGCTTTTGTTGGGATAAAGTGTGATATGTCTAAAGCTTACAACAAAGTTGGAATGGCCCTTTGTTGGAAAAGTCCTTAAGGCCTTCGGGTTTAGTGACTTGTTCTGTAGTTTGATTATGGAATGTAATTCTACGGTGAATTTCTAGGTTTTGCTGAATGGTGGTCTCCCCAAAGCTTTTCTACCTCAAATGGGGTTGAGGCAAGGGGATCCTTTATCCCCATATCTCTTTATTATTTGCTTAGAAGTTCTTTCTCGGCTGATCTTGGATACGGAACAACAGGGCATGATAACAGGTTATAGAGTCTCAAGGAATTGTCCTACAGTTTCCCATCTCATGTATGCAGatgacactatttttttttactaaagcAGAGTTGCAGGAAGTGAATGTTCTTCAGGGGGTATTGGAAAAATATTGCCTCTAGTCTGGACAGAGAATTAATGAAGGGAAATCCAAAAATTTTCTCTCAAAGAATTGTGAGGTGAGCTGTGGTATTAATATCTCTGAGTATTTGGGGTTTGATATTATGGATGGGGAGGTGGTTTTTCTAGGTAACCCTCTGTTCGTGAGTGGTAATCGCACAAAAGATTTTAACTTCGTTGTTGATAAAATGAGAAGTCGTATGGAAGGATGGAAGGCCAAGCTTCTTTCACAGGCAGCTAGAACTGTGCTTATTAAGAATATTATCTCCTCCATCCTTATCTACACTATGTCAGTGTTTTTGCTCCCTCTGAAAATTACCAAAACTCTTCATGCCATGGTGCGACGGTTTTGGTGGATTGGAGGCATGGAGGGTGGTCGCTTCTTGTCTCTTTTGACCTGGAGTTCCATTTTCCTACCTAAAAGCAGTGGTGGCCTTGGGAAACACAATACTCCTTGGTCTCATATCCTCTTGGGAAAGTATTGCCACTCCTCTAACTTCTGGGGTGGTTCTTTGCCCCACGCTGCCTCGCCTGTGGTGAGAGGGATTTGGAAGACTCATTATTTTATCAAAGACAACAGCTTGTGGATTATTGGTAAAAAGTCCGAGGTTGATTTTTGGCACTATTCTTGGACATGTTCTGATGGTGTTAACTTTGGCCcgaaagatcttaatcctaggATTACTTCGGCTATGATTCTTGGTGACCTCATGTTACATGAAAGGGTATAGGGACTAATTAGTAATTGTTAGTATTGTCTAGTTAGTATAAATATGTAATACTATTACACAAATGGGGAGGaatgaaaagagagaaaattaggaTTATTCTTATTGGAGTTTGGCACTGACTCGAAGAGTGCAATTCGATACAATCGGTAATTGTATCATTGGTGCTCTCATTGAGAGCATCTCAGAGAGAGCTTTCAGTGAGAGATTGGCACTATGACTGGTGAAGAGCTTGTTGAATTCGTTAGATCCATGATGAGTTCTATGGAACTGAGTATGGAGCAACGTTTCAAGGCTCAATTAAAGGAATTAGATGTCATATTTGAACCCTACTGCCCATCGACAGAGGCACTATTGGATTCCTCATCTCAACCCGATTCTCC
This window harbors:
- the LOC133032371 gene encoding uncharacterized protein LOC133032371 — translated: MDGEVVFLGNPLFVSGNRTKDFNFVVDKMRSRMEGWKAKLLSQAARTVLIKNIISSILIYTMSVFLLPLKITKTLHAMVRRFWWIGGMEGGRFLSLLTWSSIFLPKSSGGLGKHNTPWSHILLGKYCHSSNFWGGSLPHAASPVVRGIWKTHYFIKDNSLWIIGKKSEVDFWHYSWTCSDGVNFGPKDLNPRITSAMILGDLMLHERV